In a single window of the Saccharothrix australiensis genome:
- a CDS encoding phosphopantetheine-binding protein: MSTTPSLPAERVRADVAELLGCDPADLAPDADLQDLGLDSMRIMSLVERWRAAGATGLEFADLAEQPSLGHWTALLGADS; this comes from the coding sequence ATGAGCACCACACCGTCACTGCCCGCCGAGCGGGTCCGCGCCGACGTCGCGGAGCTGCTCGGGTGCGACCCCGCCGACCTCGCGCCCGACGCCGACCTCCAGGACCTCGGTCTCGACTCGATGCGCATCATGAGCCTGGTCGAGCGCTGGCGCGCCGCCGGCGCGACCGGCCTGGAGTTCGCGGACCTGGCCGAGCAGCCCAGCCTCGGGCACTGGACCGCGCTGCTGGGAGCGGACTCGTGA
- a CDS encoding TetR/AcrR family transcriptional regulator: MARAGLTAERLTSAAAELADEVGFDNVTVSALARRFGVKDASLYSHLRNARDLRVRVAGLALAELADRVSAAMAGRAGREALAAFADAYRDYAREHPGRYAAMRVDLDPSAGGAARENLEQPGEAPKPDGKGRAGDATTTAGAERAHSAERAERAAVEAARRHSDLTRAILRGYRLPEPDQTDAVRLLHSALHGYVNLEASGGFDHHPRPVGVSWSRAIDALDALLRNWPSAGSTGP; encoded by the coding sequence ATGGCACGCGCGGGGCTGACCGCCGAGCGCCTGACCTCGGCGGCGGCGGAGCTGGCCGACGAGGTCGGCTTCGACAACGTCACCGTCTCGGCGCTCGCGCGGCGGTTCGGCGTCAAGGACGCCAGCCTCTACTCGCACCTCAGGAACGCCCGCGACCTGCGGGTGAGGGTGGCCGGGCTGGCGCTCGCGGAACTCGCCGACCGGGTGTCCGCCGCGATGGCGGGGCGCGCGGGCCGGGAAGCGCTGGCGGCCTTCGCCGACGCCTACCGCGACTACGCCAGGGAACACCCCGGCCGGTACGCCGCGATGCGGGTCGACCTCGACCCGTCGGCGGGCGGCGCGGCGCGGGAGAACCTGGAGCAGCCGGGCGAGGCCCCGAAACCGGATGGCAAGGGGCGCGCGGGCGACGCGACGACGACAGCCGGCGCGGAGCGGGCGCACAGCGCGGAGCGAGCCGAGCGGGCGGCCGTCGAGGCGGCGCGCCGGCACTCCGACCTGACGCGGGCGATCCTGCGCGGCTACCGGCTGCCCGAGCCCGACCAGACCGACGCGGTGCGGCTGCTGCACAGCGCGCTCCACGGATACGTCAACCTGGAGGCGTCGGGCGGGTTCGACCACCACCCGCGCCCGGTGGGCGTTTCCTGGTCCAGGGCCATCGACGCGCTCGACGCCCTCCTGCGCAACTGGCCCTCCGCCGGAAGCACCGGCCCATGA
- a CDS encoding 2,3-dihydro-2,3-dihydroxybenzoate dehydrogenase, giving the protein MTSLEHWGAGIEGKVALVTGAARGIGAAVVDELVRAGATVAALDVDAEGLSGLEGKVVPHVVDVADPAAVARVVAEVERDLGPIGIGVSVAGVLRPGSVCDTTDEDWAATFAVNTNGVFHVLREVARRMVPRGSGALVTVGSNAAGVPRTGMAAYAASKAAATMLTRCLGLELAGSGIRCNVVSPGSTDTSMQRLLWTDDRGAARVIEGDPDQFRVGIPLGRIADPVDIAEAVLFLVSDRARHITMQNLFVDGGATLRA; this is encoded by the coding sequence GTGACCTCGTTGGAGCACTGGGGTGCGGGGATCGAGGGCAAGGTCGCCTTGGTGACCGGAGCCGCCCGCGGCATCGGAGCGGCCGTCGTGGACGAGTTGGTCCGGGCGGGCGCGACGGTGGCCGCGCTGGACGTGGACGCCGAGGGCCTGTCGGGCCTGGAGGGGAAGGTCGTGCCCCACGTCGTCGACGTCGCCGACCCCGCGGCGGTCGCGCGCGTCGTGGCCGAGGTGGAGCGCGACCTCGGTCCGATCGGGATCGGCGTCTCGGTGGCAGGCGTCCTGCGGCCCGGTTCGGTCTGCGACACCACCGACGAGGACTGGGCGGCCACCTTCGCGGTGAACACCAACGGCGTCTTCCACGTGCTGCGCGAGGTGGCGCGGCGGATGGTGCCGCGCGGCAGCGGTGCGCTGGTCACCGTCGGCTCGAACGCGGCGGGCGTGCCGCGCACCGGCATGGCGGCCTACGCGGCGTCGAAGGCCGCCGCGACGATGCTGACCCGCTGCCTGGGGCTGGAACTGGCCGGTTCCGGCATCCGCTGCAACGTCGTGTCGCCGGGCTCGACCGACACCTCGATGCAGCGTCTGCTGTGGACGGACGACCGGGGCGCGGCCAGGGTGATCGAGGGCGACCCCGACCAGTTCCGGGTCGGCATCCCGCTGGGTCGCATCGCCGACCCGGTCGACATCGCCGAGGCCGTGCTGTTCCTGGTGTCCGACCGCGCGCGGCACATCACCATGCAGAACCTGTTCGTGGACGGCGGAGCCACTCTTCGCGCGTGA
- a CDS encoding SigE family RNA polymerase sigma factor translates to MRRDDEFSEFFAGRFDQARRTAHALCGNWVEAEEIAQTAFVRVYVHWARIRRESADAYLRTVLTRVFLDSRRRGRAREHVVASPPEPPVPAVPPHTAAADERPPLLAALQQVPPRQRAVLVLRYVHDLSIEQVAEAMGCSTGTVKSQGARGLQALRRAYRGAATPGGA, encoded by the coding sequence ATGCGAAGGGACGACGAGTTCTCCGAGTTCTTCGCCGGCCGGTTCGACCAGGCGCGCCGCACGGCGCACGCCCTGTGCGGCAACTGGGTGGAGGCGGAGGAGATCGCGCAGACCGCATTCGTGCGCGTCTACGTGCACTGGGCGCGGATCCGGAGGGAAAGCGCCGATGCGTACCTGCGCACCGTGCTGACCAGAGTGTTCCTCGACTCCCGTCGACGCGGGCGGGCGCGGGAGCACGTCGTGGCCTCGCCGCCCGAACCGCCCGTGCCCGCCGTGCCGCCGCACACCGCCGCGGCCGACGAGCGCCCGCCGCTGCTGGCCGCCCTCCAGCAGGTGCCGCCGAGGCAGCGCGCCGTGCTGGTGCTGCGGTACGTGCACGACCTGTCGATCGAGCAGGTCGCCGAGGCGATGGGCTGCTCGACCGGCACGGTGAAGAGCCAGGGCGCTCGTGGGCTCCAGGCGCTCCGCAGGGCCTATCGCGGGGCCGCGACCCCAGGAGGTGCGTGA
- a CDS encoding FecCD family ABC transporter permease, whose translation MNAVVLRRGGLSVRVGRRTLVLLAVLVPVLAGLALLGLCHGATWASPAKVVEALGGARGGANVVIREWRLPRVLAGLVFGAALGVAGAIFQNVTRNPMGSPDIIGLDAGAYTGALAVITLLAGTSAQLTVGSVVGGVLAAAAVYLLSLGGGLSGLRLVVIGIAVNAILTALNSWIVLRAELEVAIAAVGWSAGSLNGVGWGDLGIPFAVIAVLFVLLALLSRALHQAALGTAVAVTTGVRVERLRLQLVLIGVGCTATVTAVAGPIAFIALAAPQIGRRLARAPGIPLLPAALTGALLLQGADLLAQVLLAPVALPVGVVSTAIGGCYLIWLLAREVRRT comes from the coding sequence GTGAACGCGGTCGTGCTCCGCCGCGGCGGCCTCTCCGTCCGGGTCGGGCGGCGGACGCTGGTGCTGCTCGCCGTGCTGGTCCCGGTGCTGGCCGGCCTGGCCCTGCTCGGCCTGTGCCACGGCGCGACGTGGGCGAGCCCGGCGAAGGTGGTCGAGGCGCTCGGCGGCGCGCGCGGCGGCGCGAACGTGGTGATCCGCGAGTGGCGGCTCCCGCGCGTGCTCGCCGGCCTGGTGTTCGGCGCGGCGCTCGGCGTGGCGGGTGCGATCTTCCAGAACGTCACCCGCAACCCGATGGGCAGCCCGGACATCATCGGCCTCGACGCGGGCGCGTACACCGGCGCGCTGGCCGTGATCACCCTGCTGGCCGGCACGTCCGCGCAGTTGACGGTGGGCTCGGTGGTGGGCGGCGTGCTCGCCGCGGCGGCGGTGTACCTGCTGTCGCTGGGCGGCGGGCTGTCCGGCCTGCGGCTGGTGGTGATCGGCATCGCCGTCAACGCCATCCTGACCGCGCTGAACTCGTGGATCGTGCTGCGGGCCGAGCTGGAGGTCGCGATCGCCGCCGTCGGGTGGAGCGCGGGCTCCCTCAACGGCGTCGGCTGGGGCGACCTGGGCATCCCGTTCGCGGTCATCGCCGTGCTGTTCGTGCTGCTGGCCCTGCTGTCGCGGGCGTTGCACCAGGCGGCGCTGGGCACGGCCGTCGCGGTCACGACCGGTGTGCGGGTGGAGCGGCTGCGCCTCCAGCTGGTGCTGATCGGCGTCGGCTGCACCGCGACCGTGACCGCCGTGGCCGGCCCGATCGCGTTCATCGCGCTGGCCGCGCCGCAGATCGGGCGTCGGCTGGCCCGCGCGCCCGGCATCCCGCTGTTGCCCGCCGCGCTGACCGGGGCGCTGCTGCTCCAGGGGGCGGACCTGCTCGCGCAGGTGCTGCTCGCGCCCGTGGCGCTGCCGGTGGGCGTGGTGAGCACGGCGATCGGCGGGTGCTACCTGATCTGGCTGCTGGCCAGGGAGGTGCGGCGCACATGA
- a CDS encoding FecCD family ABC transporter permease, producing the protein MTATRRRQGGRVALLAAALVLLAGVAVVSIGVGAHAIPPAEVVRALLDRDASSDHVVVWDIRAPRALLAAGAGAALAVAGVLIQVLSRNPLAEPGVLGVTAGSGFAIAVGSALGFAGSAAAELGLAAVGAVAAVALVYAVGRRSPLRLVLTGVALSSVLAGVTLGLRLLLPDVFDQFRFWSVGSLAGREQSAMGLPLLVIAVALVGALLLGRQLDAVALGEAVAHTLGANVAVVRGLTLLLITVLAGAATAVAGPILFVGLIVPHLARRAAGASVPWLLAYAAVLGPILLLVSDIGSRVLLPTGEVPVAIVTAFLGGPVLIWAVRRYGEAAL; encoded by the coding sequence GTGACGGCCACCCGTCGGCGGCAGGGCGGGCGGGTGGCCCTGCTGGCCGCCGCGCTCGTCCTGCTGGCCGGGGTGGCGGTCGTCAGCATCGGGGTCGGCGCGCACGCGATCCCGCCCGCGGAGGTCGTGCGCGCCCTGCTGGACCGCGACGCGTCCAGCGACCACGTGGTGGTGTGGGACATCCGGGCGCCGCGCGCGCTGCTGGCCGCGGGCGCGGGCGCCGCGCTCGCCGTGGCGGGCGTGCTGATCCAGGTGCTGTCGCGCAACCCGCTGGCCGAGCCCGGCGTGCTGGGCGTCACCGCGGGTTCCGGGTTCGCGATCGCCGTCGGCTCGGCGCTCGGCTTCGCCGGTTCCGCCGCCGCCGAACTCGGCCTCGCGGCGGTCGGCGCGGTGGCGGCGGTCGCGCTGGTCTACGCGGTCGGCCGCCGGTCGCCGCTGCGGCTCGTGCTCACCGGCGTGGCGCTCAGCTCGGTGCTCGCGGGCGTGACGCTGGGGCTGCGCCTGCTGCTGCCCGACGTGTTCGACCAGTTCCGGTTCTGGTCGGTCGGCTCGCTGGCCGGCCGCGAGCAGTCCGCGATGGGCCTGCCGCTGCTGGTGATCGCGGTGGCCCTGGTCGGCGCGCTGCTGCTGGGCAGGCAGCTCGACGCGGTGGCACTCGGCGAGGCCGTGGCGCACACGCTGGGCGCGAACGTCGCCGTGGTCCGCGGGCTGACCCTGCTGCTGATCACCGTGCTGGCCGGCGCGGCGACGGCCGTGGCCGGTCCGATCCTGTTCGTCGGCCTGATCGTGCCGCACCTCGCGCGCCGCGCGGCGGGCGCGTCGGTGCCGTGGCTGCTCGCCTACGCGGCCGTGCTCGGGCCGATCCTGCTGCTGGTGTCCGACATCGGGTCGCGGGTCCTGCTGCCCACCGGCGAGGTGCCGGTCGCCATCGTGACCGCGTTCCTCGGCGGCCCGGTGCTGATCTGGGCGGTCCGGCGGTACGGGGAGGCGGCGCTGTGA
- a CDS encoding isochorismate synthase: MSPSALVRPRPVHRAADLLAAYLPGSFYYSSARGALLADGVHATVRAGHGTRAGAAAEALEAAAVSGVDEPVVVGAIGFRPDSEASLVVPAVVRRSGAPTATAEHPPAPPWDAGAWSIAHRPEPAGYVDGVRRALELIKTGELDKVVLARSLELVADAPVPVPSLLARLVLLDPAAHAFAVDVSAPGDPAPRTLVGASPELLVSRRGPAVVANPLAGSLPRVADEEENRRRVAALLASAKDRAEHAHVAGQVAEVLGRFCVDLEASPEPVVVGTPTMWHLSTRVTGRLADPADPAVSALALAEALHPTPAVCGVPAERATSAIAELEPVDRGYYAGLVGWTDLAGDGEWVVTIRSAEVCDRTVRLFAGAGVVAGSDPAAELAETSAKFRTLLRALGLEGVA, from the coding sequence GTGTCGCCATCTGCTCTGGTCCGCCCGCGACCCGTGCACCGGGCCGCCGACCTGCTGGCCGCCTACCTGCCGGGGTCGTTCTACTACTCCTCGGCTCGCGGAGCGCTGCTGGCGGACGGCGTGCACGCGACCGTCCGGGCCGGGCACGGCACGCGCGCGGGCGCGGCGGCGGAGGCGCTGGAGGCCGCGGCGGTGAGCGGGGTCGACGAGCCGGTGGTGGTCGGCGCCATCGGGTTCCGCCCGGACTCGGAGGCCAGCCTGGTCGTGCCCGCCGTGGTGCGGCGGTCCGGCGCGCCGACGGCGACCGCCGAGCACCCGCCCGCGCCGCCGTGGGACGCGGGCGCGTGGTCGATCGCGCACCGGCCCGAACCCGCCGGCTACGTCGACGGCGTGCGCCGGGCGCTGGAGCTGATCAAAACGGGCGAACTGGACAAGGTCGTGCTCGCCCGCTCCCTCGAACTGGTCGCGGACGCGCCGGTGCCGGTGCCCTCGCTGCTGGCCCGCTTGGTGCTGCTGGACCCGGCCGCGCACGCGTTCGCGGTCGACGTCAGCGCGCCCGGCGACCCCGCGCCGCGCACGCTCGTCGGCGCGAGCCCGGAGCTGCTGGTCTCCCGGCGCGGCCCGGCGGTGGTCGCCAACCCGCTGGCCGGCTCGCTGCCGAGGGTCGCGGACGAGGAGGAGAACCGCAGGCGCGTCGCGGCGCTGCTCGCCTCGGCGAAGGACCGTGCGGAGCACGCCCACGTCGCGGGGCAGGTCGCCGAGGTGCTGGGCCGCTTCTGCGTCGACCTGGAGGCGTCACCCGAACCCGTGGTCGTCGGCACGCCCACCATGTGGCACCTGTCCACGCGCGTCACCGGTCGGCTCGCGGACCCCGCCGACCCGGCGGTGTCGGCGCTGGCGCTGGCCGAGGCGCTGCACCCGACGCCCGCGGTGTGCGGGGTGCCCGCCGAGCGGGCCACGTCCGCGATCGCCGAGCTGGAGCCGGTCGACCGCGGCTACTACGCGGGCCTGGTCGGCTGGACCGACCTCGCCGGCGACGGCGAGTGGGTGGTCACCATCCGCAGCGCCGAGGTGTGCGACCGGACGGTGCGCCTGTTCGCCGGCGCGGGCGTCGTCGCGGGTTCCGACCCGGCGGCGGAGCTGGCCGAGACCAGCGCCAAGTTCCGCACCCTGCTCCGCGCCCTCGGCCTGGAGGGCGTCGCGTGA
- a CDS encoding ABC transporter substrate-binding protein has translation MSIARTSRFAGAFALAFALVAGCGSGGTEQPPAESAQTRVFKADNGDITIPAKPERVVATGYAVPALLEAGAPLVGISTWQRGLPLMGPEDRAKYDQLPKVAGELATETNYEAIAQAEPDLIVIGVPKPVLADIDLKRLEAVAPVVAIGPSIPSAWRDLSRKQADAAGALAQFDSVRATYQDKAAKIAEKYAAVLPRLKLGHVGAYGEVAKGNFQREFNGSWGTNIAQDVGANYYGEVKVKGGGSKDVSEYPSIEELTTAFGEADAITYSVNPDGTPPAPVKYVLDSELWKNLPAVKAGRTYAFRYTEAATYRAAMTTLDAVDQAFAPLLNR, from the coding sequence ATGTCCATCGCCCGCACCTCCAGATTCGCCGGCGCGTTCGCGCTCGCGTTCGCCCTCGTCGCGGGCTGCGGCTCCGGCGGCACCGAGCAGCCGCCCGCCGAGTCCGCCCAGACCAGGGTCTTCAAGGCCGACAACGGCGACATCACGATCCCCGCCAAGCCCGAGCGCGTGGTCGCCACCGGGTACGCGGTGCCCGCGCTGCTGGAGGCGGGCGCGCCGCTGGTGGGCATCTCCACCTGGCAGCGCGGGCTGCCGCTGATGGGGCCCGAGGACCGGGCCAAGTACGACCAGCTGCCCAAGGTGGCCGGCGAGCTGGCGACCGAGACCAACTACGAGGCCATCGCCCAGGCCGAGCCGGACCTGATCGTCATCGGCGTGCCCAAGCCCGTGCTGGCCGACATCGACCTCAAGCGGCTGGAGGCCGTCGCGCCCGTCGTGGCGATCGGCCCGTCGATCCCGTCGGCCTGGCGCGACCTGTCCCGCAAGCAGGCCGACGCGGCGGGCGCGCTGGCGCAGTTCGACTCCGTCCGCGCCACCTACCAGGACAAGGCGGCCAAGATCGCCGAGAAGTACGCCGCCGTGCTGCCGCGGCTCAAGCTCGGGCACGTGGGCGCGTACGGCGAGGTCGCCAAGGGCAACTTCCAGCGCGAGTTCAACGGCTCGTGGGGCACCAACATCGCCCAGGACGTCGGCGCGAACTACTACGGCGAGGTCAAGGTCAAGGGCGGCGGCTCGAAGGACGTCAGCGAGTACCCGTCGATCGAGGAGCTGACGACGGCGTTCGGCGAGGCCGACGCCATCACCTACTCGGTCAACCCCGACGGCACGCCGCCCGCACCGGTGAAGTACGTCCTGGACTCGGAGCTGTGGAAGAACCTGCCCGCGGTCAAGGCGGGGCGGACCTACGCGTTCCGCTACACCGAGGCCGCGACCTACCGGGCGGCCATGACCACGCTGGACGCGGTCGACCAGGCGTTCGCACCGCTGCTGAACCGGTGA
- a CDS encoding siderophore-interacting protein: protein MSRVDHRHRHLERIAEVRAGRSAEKVPYPIRIRTTEVVRTEQVGSGLVRITLGGPGTAGFEAHSPDEHVKLIFPEPDGTLRLPEQDGDMLRWPRPSPTSREYTVRRYDPATGELDIDIALHDGGLGADWARAVEPGAVAHVAGPPGGLIVPHHYDRYLLAGDLTALPAIARWLEELPRTARGWAFIEVADAAEEIPLSAPEHVEVRWLHRGDAPPGTGDLLADAVRAVSVPEGERVYVWVAGEAGAIKPLRRWVRDELRLAKDDHDITGYWKRGVADFDDDHEHEHHDHEHDEHDH from the coding sequence GTGAGCCGCGTCGACCACCGGCACCGCCACCTGGAGCGCATCGCCGAGGTCCGCGCCGGCCGCAGCGCGGAGAAGGTGCCCTACCCGATCCGCATCCGCACCACCGAGGTGGTGCGGACGGAGCAGGTCGGCTCCGGCCTGGTGCGGATCACCCTGGGCGGACCCGGCACGGCGGGCTTCGAGGCGCACTCGCCGGACGAGCACGTCAAGCTGATCTTCCCCGAACCGGACGGCACGCTGCGCCTGCCCGAGCAGGACGGCGACATGCTGCGCTGGCCGCGGCCGTCGCCGACGTCCCGCGAGTACACCGTGCGCCGCTACGACCCGGCGACCGGCGAACTCGACATCGACATCGCCCTGCACGACGGCGGGCTGGGCGCGGACTGGGCGCGCGCGGTCGAACCGGGCGCGGTCGCGCACGTCGCCGGCCCGCCCGGCGGGCTGATCGTGCCGCACCACTACGACCGCTACCTGCTCGCGGGCGACCTCACCGCGCTGCCCGCCATCGCGCGGTGGCTGGAGGAGCTGCCCCGCACCGCGCGCGGCTGGGCGTTCATCGAGGTCGCCGACGCGGCGGAGGAGATCCCGCTGTCCGCGCCCGAGCACGTCGAGGTGCGCTGGCTGCACCGCGGCGACGCGCCGCCCGGCACCGGCGACCTGCTGGCCGACGCCGTGCGCGCGGTGTCCGTCCCCGAGGGCGAACGCGTCTACGTGTGGGTCGCGGGCGAGGCGGGCGCGATCAAGCCGCTGCGCCGCTGGGTGCGCGACGAGCTGCGCCTGGCCAAGGACGACCACGACATCACCGGCTACTGGAAGCGCGGCGTCGCCGACTTCGACGACGACCACGAGCACGAGCACCACGATCACGAGCACGACGAGCACGACCACTGA
- a CDS encoding isochorismatase family protein yields MSLPKIQPYPLPTAAELPAGRVDWRPDPTRAALLIHDVQRYFLAPYQGAPVDEMTANIAALASAARAQGAPVFYTAQPGHQDAADRGLLTEFWGQGIGAVIDADPRAADIVADLAPEPGDTVLAKWRYSAFQRSTFAEQLAALGRDQLLITGVYAHIGCQATAVEAFMRDVRPFLVCDAVADFSRERHDQACEYVAQRCGAVTTTADALAALSAPIAAGAPL; encoded by the coding sequence GTGTCCCTGCCGAAGATCCAGCCCTACCCGCTGCCCACCGCCGCGGAACTACCGGCGGGCCGGGTGGACTGGCGGCCAGACCCGACCAGGGCGGCGCTGCTGATCCACGACGTGCAGCGCTACTTCCTGGCCCCCTACCAGGGCGCGCCCGTCGACGAGATGACGGCGAACATCGCCGCGCTCGCCTCGGCGGCGCGCGCGCAGGGGGCGCCCGTGTTCTACACGGCGCAGCCGGGGCACCAGGACGCCGCGGACCGCGGCCTGCTCACCGAGTTCTGGGGGCAGGGCATCGGCGCGGTCATCGACGCCGACCCGCGCGCCGCGGACATCGTCGCCGACCTGGCCCCCGAACCGGGGGACACCGTGCTGGCCAAGTGGCGCTACAGTGCGTTCCAGCGCAGCACGTTCGCCGAGCAGCTCGCCGCGCTCGGCCGCGACCAGCTGCTGATCACCGGCGTCTACGCCCACATCGGCTGCCAGGCCACGGCCGTCGAGGCGTTCATGCGCGACGTCCGCCCGTTCCTGGTGTGCGACGCGGTCGCCGACTTCTCCCGCGAACGGCACGACCAGGCGTGCGAGTACGTCGCGCAGCGCTGCGGCGCCGTCACCACCACCGCCGACGCGCTGGCCGCGCTGTCGGCCCCGATCGCCGCTGGAGCACCGCTATGA
- a CDS encoding FBP domain-containing protein encodes MKPVTEREIRACFVNCTKGEAKRMVLPGDLAARPWEDLDFLGWQDPSAPHRAYLVAESGDGLVGVALRRATSGAKHPRSGMCALCLTTHTGDGVTLMTARKAGRGGQQGNSVGTYMCADLACSLYLRGKKQAGPGARPHESLTLEEKVERTVANLAAFLATVTGRPPGSVDG; translated from the coding sequence GTGAAACCGGTTACCGAACGCGAGATCCGCGCCTGCTTCGTCAACTGCACCAAGGGCGAGGCGAAGCGGATGGTCCTGCCCGGTGATCTGGCCGCGCGGCCGTGGGAGGACCTGGACTTCCTCGGCTGGCAGGACCCGTCCGCGCCGCACCGCGCCTACCTGGTCGCCGAGTCCGGCGACGGGCTGGTGGGCGTGGCGCTGCGGCGGGCGACATCCGGTGCCAAGCACCCGCGCAGCGGCATGTGCGCGCTGTGCCTGACCACGCACACGGGCGACGGCGTCACGTTGATGACCGCGCGCAAGGCCGGGCGCGGCGGGCAGCAGGGCAACTCCGTGGGCACCTACATGTGCGCCGACCTGGCCTGCTCCCTGTACCTGCGCGGCAAGAAGCAGGCGGGTCCCGGCGCGCGGCCCCACGAGTCGCTCACGCTGGAGGAGAAGGTCGAGCGGACGGTGGCCAACCTGGCGGCCTTCCTCGCTACGGTGACCGGCCGACCGCCTGGTTCCGTCGACGGGTGA
- a CDS encoding (2,3-dihydroxybenzoyl)adenylate synthase produces the protein MTADHVAWPPEVAARYRAAGHWRGQTFGALLTALAAAHADRPAVVGERDGTTTRWTYAELDDRAHRIAAGLVESGVRPGDRVVVQLPNVPEFLPVVFGLWRAGAWPVFALPAHRHSELRHFAEQSEAVAIVTVDRHERHDHAGTARAVAGDVASVRQVLVVGSAEFDHLAATWPRELPDPDPAGVAFLQLSGGSTGLPKLIPRTHDDYLYSVRESARICALRPDSVYLAALPVAHNYPLSSPGVLGALHAGAAAVLAPRPDADTAFRLIESERVTITGVVPPLAAAWVQAAARTAHDLSSLEVLLVGGAKCGRELAERIGPALGCRLQQVFGMAEGLVCYTRLDDPDDVVLGTQGRPISLDDEIRVVDPDDPAAPSDAEVPPGEVGALLTRGPYTIRGYYRAAEHNATAFTPDGFYRTGDLVRRTPTGHLEVVGRAKEQINRGGEKVAAEEVENHLMAHPDVLDAAVVAVPDEYLGERTCAYVVPAAGAAPSGAELRRFVRERGVAAFKVPDLVQVVEEFPVTGVGKTSKRELRAALSALARKKG, from the coding sequence GTGACCGCCGACCACGTGGCCTGGCCGCCGGAGGTCGCGGCCCGCTACCGCGCGGCCGGGCACTGGCGCGGGCAGACGTTCGGCGCGCTGCTGACCGCGCTCGCCGCCGCGCACGCCGACCGCCCCGCCGTCGTCGGCGAGCGCGACGGCACCACCACCCGCTGGACGTACGCCGAGCTGGACGACCGGGCGCACCGGATCGCCGCCGGCCTGGTGGAGTCCGGGGTGCGCCCCGGCGACCGGGTCGTGGTGCAGCTGCCGAACGTGCCCGAGTTCCTGCCCGTGGTGTTCGGGCTGTGGCGGGCGGGCGCGTGGCCGGTGTTCGCGCTGCCCGCGCACCGGCACAGCGAGCTGAGGCACTTCGCCGAGCAGAGCGAGGCCGTCGCGATCGTCACCGTCGACCGGCACGAGCGGCACGACCACGCGGGCACGGCGCGGGCCGTCGCGGGCGACGTGGCCTCGGTGCGGCAGGTGCTGGTCGTCGGCTCCGCCGAGTTCGACCACCTGGCGGCGACCTGGCCGCGCGAGCTGCCCGACCCGGACCCGGCGGGCGTGGCGTTCCTCCAGCTGTCCGGCGGCAGCACCGGCCTGCCCAAGCTCATCCCGCGCACCCACGACGACTACCTCTACAGCGTCCGCGAGAGCGCCCGCATCTGCGCGCTGCGCCCGGACAGCGTGTACCTGGCGGCGTTGCCGGTGGCGCACAACTACCCGCTCAGCTCGCCCGGCGTGCTGGGCGCGCTGCACGCGGGCGCGGCGGCGGTGCTCGCGCCACGACCCGACGCGGACACCGCGTTCCGGCTCATCGAATCCGAGCGCGTGACGATCACCGGCGTCGTGCCGCCGCTCGCGGCGGCCTGGGTGCAGGCCGCCGCGCGCACCGCCCACGACCTGTCCTCCCTGGAGGTCCTGCTGGTCGGCGGCGCGAAGTGCGGCCGGGAGCTGGCCGAGCGGATCGGCCCCGCGCTGGGCTGCCGGTTGCAGCAGGTGTTCGGCATGGCCGAGGGGCTGGTCTGCTACACCCGCCTGGACGACCCCGACGACGTCGTGCTGGGCACGCAGGGCAGGCCGATCTCGCTGGACGACGAGATCCGCGTCGTCGACCCCGACGACCCGGCCGCGCCGTCGGACGCCGAGGTGCCGCCGGGCGAGGTCGGCGCGCTGCTCACCCGCGGCCCGTACACGATCCGCGGCTACTACCGGGCCGCCGAGCACAACGCCACCGCGTTCACCCCGGACGGCTTCTACCGGACCGGCGACCTCGTGCGGCGCACGCCGACCGGCCACCTGGAGGTCGTCGGCCGCGCCAAGGAGCAGATCAACCGCGGTGGTGAGAAGGTCGCCGCCGAGGAGGTCGAGAACCACCTGATGGCCCACCCCGACGTGCTCGACGCGGCCGTCGTCGCGGTGCCCGACGAGTACCTGGGCGAACGGACCTGCGCCTACGTCGTGCCCGCCGCGGGCGCCGCGCCCAGCGGCGCGGAGCTGCGCCGGTTCGTCCGGGAACGCGGGGTCGCGGCGTTCAAGGTGCCGGACCTGGTGCAGGTGGTCGAGGAGTTCCCCGTGACCGGGGTGGGCAAGACCAGCAAGCGCGAGCTGCGGGCGGCGCTGTCCGCCCTGGCGCGGAAGAAGGGGTGA